From a region of the Triticum aestivum cultivar Chinese Spring chromosome 7D, IWGSC CS RefSeq v2.1, whole genome shotgun sequence genome:
- the LOC123168944 gene encoding cysteine-rich receptor-like protein kinase 10: MLGVLVLLLLLMPLSATATAQLCGSGGNYVANGTYESNLAALASTLPANASSSPQLFAVATAGQSPDAVHALALCRGDFASDTACRDCVAASFQHAQRACPSDKAATVYYEYDDDQRPGCVLGFSGDDGFLNPVASLTGNGTLFQAWNTGNISGVAGVVTAGVHELLTATAQDAAANTTRRYATAVMDSAPTTLYSLAQCTPDLSAGDCQACLQRLIGMVNATTSVRLGGRIFVLRCNVRFEAFMFFDRPMRRISPSSNAPAPPTGHGTRPWVIAICVAAPLALVAFCVIVYCRCLRGRRNKNGTKILRENRSYKLQEGDQELVWDMEEALSGFTIFDFHEILEATSNFSEENKLGEGGFGPVYMGHFLQGLEIAVKRLASHSGQGVLEFKNEVQLIAKLQHRNLVRLLGCCSQGEEKILVYEYLPNKSLDFYIFDECRKALLDWNKRLAIIEGIAEGLLYLHKHSCLRVIHRDLKPSNILLDNEMNPKISDFGLAKIFSSNNTEEDTTRRVVGTYGYMAPEYASEGLFSIKSDVFSFGVLILEILSGNRNSASHQCGGFINLLGYAWQLWDEGNWIDIVDVSLTPKSHPVEMMRCINLGLLCVQENAADRPNMLDVTAMLSSKTMLLQEPKHPAYFNLRVGDEEDSFATRSYSVNDMTISVATPR; this comes from the exons ATGCTGGGCGTCCTGGTGCTCCTGCTCCTGCTGATGCCGCTGTCGGCAACTGCAACAGCACAGCTCTGCGGCAGCGGCGGCAACTACGTGGCCAACGGCACCTACGAGTCCAacctcgccgccctcgcctccACCCTCCCCGCCAACGCCTCATCCTCCCCGCAGCTCTtcgccgtcgccaccgccggcCAATCCCCGGACGCGGTGCACGCGCTCGCGCTCTGCCGGGGCGACTTCGCCAGCGACACCGCGTGCAGGGACTGCGTCGCCGCCTCCTTCCAGCACGCGCAGCGGGCGTGCCCCAGCGACAAGGCCGCCACCGTCTACTACGAGTACGACGACGACCAGAGACCAGGCTGCGTGCTCGGCTTCTCCGGCGACGATGGCTTCCTCAACCCAGTGGCCAGTCTCACCGGGAACGGCACTCTCTTCCAGGCGTGGAACACGGGGAACATCTCCGGCGTCGCCGGTGTCGTCACCGCTGGCGTCCACGAGCTGCTGACCGCCACGGCCCAAGACGCGGCCGCCAACACGACGAGGCGGTACGCCACCGCGGTCATGGATTCTGCCCCGACGACGCTCTACTCTCTAGCGCAGTGCACGCCGGACCTGTCCGCCGGCGACTGCCAGGCGTGCCTCCAGCGGCTCATCGGCATGGTCAACGCCACCACGTCCGTGCGCCTGGGAGGACGGATCTTCGTGCTGCGTTGCAACGTCAGGTTCGAGGCGTTTATGTTCTTCGACCGGCCCATGCGGCGGATCAGTCCATCGTCCAACGCTCCGGCTCCTCCCACAG GTCATGGAACGCGGCCTTGGGTAATTGCTATATGTGTAGCTGCTCCACTAGCACTGGTTGCTTTCTGCGTCATTGTCTACTGTCGTTGCCTCAGAGGAAGAAGGAACAAAAATG GTACAAAGATACTACGAGAAAATCGTAGTTACAAGTTGCAAGAAGGAGATCAAGAACTAGTATGGGATATGGAAGAAGCATTATCCGGCTTTACAATTTTTGATTTTCATGAGATATTGGAAGCTACAAGTAACTTCTCCGAAGAAAATAAACTTGGAGAAGGAGGATTTGGCCCTGTATATATG GGTCATTTTCTTCAAGGATTGGAGATAGCAGTCAAGAGACTTGCTTCACATTCAGGACAAGGTGTCTTAGAGTTCAAAAATGAAGTTCAGCTCATAGCCAAACTTCAACATAGGAATTTGGTTAGACTCTTGGGATGTTGCTCGCAAGGAGAGGAAAAAATATTGGTCTATGAATACTTGCCAAACAAAAGTTTGGACTTCTACATATTTG ATGAATGTAGAAAAGCTTTATTGGATTGGAACAAACGTCTTGCAATAATTGAAGGAATAGCAGAAGGACTTCTTTACCTACATAAGCACTCTTGTTTGCGTGTGATACATCGAGATCTTAAACCAAGCAACATTCTCTTGGACAATGAAATGAATCCTAAAATTTCAGATTTCGGCCTGGCAAAAATATTTAGCTCAAATAACACGGAAGAAGACACCACAAGAAGAGTGGTTGGTACATA TGGTTACATGGCTCCAGAGTATGCCTCCGAGGGCCTATTCTCCATCAAATCCGATGTATTCAGCTTTGGTGTCTTAATTCTTGAGATCCTTAGTGGGAATAGGAATTCTGCTAGCCATCAATGTGGAGGTTTCATCAACCTCCTCGGATAT GCTTGGCAGTTATGGGATGAGGGAAATTGGATTGATATTGTTGATGTGTCATTGACTCCCAAGTCTCACCCAGTAGAAATGATGAGGTGCATCAACCTCGGACTACTATGTGTGCAAGAGAATGCGGCTGATCGACCGAACATGTTGGATGTTACTGCAATGCTAAGCAGCAAGACAATGCTCCTGCAGGAGCCAAAGCACCCAGCATATTTCAACCTAAGGGTAGGTGATGAAGAGGATTCATTTGCTACCCGGTCCTACAGTGTTAATGATATGACCATATCTGTAGCAACTCCTAGATAG